A genomic segment from Garra rufa chromosome 5, GarRuf1.0, whole genome shotgun sequence encodes:
- the smn1 gene encoding survival motor neuron protein 1: protein MANGADEVIFCRGAGQSSDSDIWDDTALIKAYDKAVASFKNALKGEDNVTPHKKDNPGKKRKNNKKSKSRKRCNAAPDKEWQVGDSCYAIWSEDGNLYAATISSIDQEKGTCVVYYTEYGNEEEQNLSDLLTEASDVDEGTKKTADVKEAESSTEESDRSFPPQQSGHQKHKSKARSPMGPPSWVPGFPPGPPPGPHFQKMDGRRSEGPGPFFPGWPPMIPPGPPMIPPPPPMSPDSLEDDEALGSMLISWYMSGYHTGYYLGLKQGRKEAAASKKSHRK, encoded by the exons ATGGCAAACGGTGCCGATGAAGTCATATTTTGTCGTGGGGCGGGTCAA AGTTCTGATTCTGACATTTGGGATGATACAGCTTTAATTAAAGCATATGATAAAGCGGTTGCCTCGTTCAAG AATGCATTGAAAGGAGAGGATAATGTGACACCACACAAGAAAGATAACCCTGGGAAGAAGcggaaaaacaacaaaaagagtaAAAGCAGAAAAAGATGTAACGCCGCACCTGATAAAGAG TGGCAAGTCGGGGACTCCTGTTATGCAATCTGGTCTGAAGATGGCAACTTGTATGCTGCTACGATTTCCTCAATCGATCAGGAGAAAGGCACCTGTGTGGTCTACTATACTGAGTATGGCAATGAGGAAGAACAAAACCTCAGTGATCTTCTGACAGAGGCTTCAGATGTTGATGAAGGCACTAAGAAAACAGCAGAT GTCAAAGAGGCTGAGTCTTCAACAGAGGAGAGTGATCGATCTTTCCCCCCACAGCAGTCCGGTCATCAGAAGCACAAATCTAAAGCCAGATCTCCTATGGGCCCTCCATCATGGGTTCCTGGTTTTCCACCTGGACCCCCACCAGGACCTCACTTCCAAAAG ATGGATGGTAGACGATCAGAAGGTCCTGGACCTTTCTTTCCTGGATGGCCTCCCATGATTCCACCCGGTCCCCCA ATGATCCCACCACCTCCACCAATGAGTCCAGACTCTCTAGAGGATGACGAGGCTTTAGGCAGTATGCTTATTTCCTGGTACATGAGCGGCTATCACACAGGATACTATTTG GGTTTAAAACAAGGTCGTAAAGAGGCTGCAGCATCCAAGAAGTCACATCGGAAATAA